CCGTTCAACTCTTGCTTGATAACAGTGTTGACATTGTTTACAGCTTTCTGAACTCCTTTTCCGAGATACTGATTTTTCTCTCCGTCACGCAGTTCAAGCGCTTCGTGCTTTCCGGTGGAAGCTCCTGATGGAACGGCCGCTCTGCCGAAGAATCCAGTATCGGTAACTACATCCACTTCTACTGTAGGATTTCCTCTTGAATCAAGAATCTGTCGGGCGGTTATGTTTGTGATGAATGGCATTTTTCTTTTCTATATAAAAAAAAGCCCTCTAAGTTTTATTCAGAGGACTTTTTCATTTATTCATTTATATTTTTCTTATTAGCCAGTAATCTTATTTCTCAACGCTGTGACTGTTTCGCGGATTTTCGGCAGCGATTCAACACCAATCTTTGGATTTTTCCCAATAGCAATTAGCTGCGCTTTGAACGGCTCCATATCCTGAATGAGTTTTGCACAATCGGCATTGCTCTTGTAAGCATCCAGCAATTGAAATATATATTCAAACGAATGGCAATGAGTGCTTATATCAGCATAGATGCCTTTCGTAGTAGGGCTTGAGGGATTTGTATTTAATCCTTCCACAGAGATAAATAAACTTTCAACCCATCCGCCTGCTACCATCAGAACAGTAGTAGCAACACGCTGATTTGAACGAAGGTTGCGTTCAGCTTTATCAAAAGCTTTATCCAGCATTACCTGAAATGTATCGGGCTGTCCTATTTTAGAAATCAATTGTTTTGAAAACTCCGGATCAAATGCAGCGCTGATGCCAAGGTCTCCGGCAAGTTTGCCCATTTGTCCAAGATACTCAAGGGCATCCTGCGGCTGATTATAGGATGCAGCCATTCCAAGGTCAGAGCCAAAGGCGCCCATACCGATTGCTTTTTGATAATTGGAAGAAAAACTTCCGCCTTTGCTTGATGGAAGGAGAAAACTCTTGTTGTAATTAATTTTGGCAGCCGTAAGTTTCTTGGTTAAATTTCCTGGTGAAGGAATATTCACACGAAGCAAATCAAAGTTTACCCGAACTTCTGAGCTGATAGTATCGGTAGTCACTTCTACATCTTTCAGTTCTGAGTGTTCATCATCTTTACCGCCACCGCACGAAGAGAAAAATAATGCTGTAGCAGCAATCCCTACAGTTCCGATAGCCACCGGGATTAGATTAATGGGGAAATTTTTTTTGAACATATAAGTGTAATTGTTGGTTGAATTTGTGTTGCCAAAGATATATTTTTATCGGGATTTGCTACAAAAAAAAATTATCGGGCAATAGCGCTGTTTTCTCTGACTACAACTCCCATAGAACAGAATTTTTCAATGCGAGACTTCACTCTTTCTTCAACTGTCATGCTTTGCAGTTCTTTGAGATGTTTAAGAATATCTTCTTTAACCAATCTATAACTATCCTCCGGATTTGTATGGGCACCGCCAAACGGTTCCGGAATGATTCCGTCAATCAGTTTATTCTTAAGCATATCTTCCGGAGTAAGTTTTAAAACATCGGCTGCCTTTTCCTTGAAATCCCAGCTGCGCCATAAAATAGAGGAACAGGATTCAGGAGAAATAACCGAATACCATGTATTCTCAAGCATCAATACCTTATCTCCAACGCCAATGCCAAGAGCGCCACCGGAAGCTCCTTCGCCAATGATTACGCAAATGACAGGAACTTTGAGACGAGACATTTCATAAAGATTTCTTGCGATGGCTTCTGCCTGTCCGCGCTCTTCCGCTTCAATGCCCGGATAAGCGCCAGGAGTATCAATGAAAGTAACAATGGGTTTGTTAAACTTCTCTGCCAGTTTCATCAGGCGAAGAGATTTTCTGTATCCTTCAGGATTTGCCATGCCGAAATTTCGCATCTGGCGTTCTTTGGTTGTTCTTCCTTTCTGCTGTCCGATGAACATGATGGTCTTTCCATCCACTGAACCAAAGCCGCCTACCATTGCTTTATCGTCTTTAACAAAACGGTCGCCTGCAAACTCAGTAAAGTTCCCTTCGGTGATTGCTTGTATGTAATCAAGTGTATAGGGGCGGTCGGGGTGGCGCGATAACTGAACGCGCTGCCAGGGACTGAGGTTGGAAAAAATTTCAATCTGTTTCGCCTTGATTTTTGCTTCCAGTTCCCGAATGGATTTGCTAACATCCACTTTGCTTTTCTGAGCCATGTGTTTAAGCTTTTCTATCTGCTCAGAAAGTTCTTCAATAGGTTTTTCAAAATCGAGGTAGTTCATACATTTTGAATGTTGAGCGAATATACTAAATCATCGAAAAGCGAAAGGATTGAATTGTTGAATTGCCCTATTGCTAAATTGTCAATATAACAATATAACAATGAAGCAATATTCCATTCTTTGTAATTCGTAAATTCGTACCCATTCGTTATCCGTACATATGATTTGTTTCCCCAACGCAAAAATAAATATCGGACTTAACATTATCCGCAAGCGGGAGGATGGCTATCACGATATTGAAAGTATAATGTATCCGCTGAAGGGGATAGTGTATGATGCGCTGGAAATAATTCAGAGTTCGGAGTTTGGAGTTCAGAGTTCGGGAATAAAAATACCGGGAGATGAAAAAAACAATCTCTGTGTGAAAGCATACCATCTGATTGCAAAAGATTATCCGCTTCCTCCAATAAAAATTTATTTGCACAAAGCAATTCCTATTGGCGCGGGCTTGGGTGGCGGTTCGGCTGACGGAGCGTTTATGATTCGTTTACTGAATGATGAATTCAAACTGGGCTTAGCGTGGGGAGAAATGCATCATTATGCCCGGCAGTTAGGAAGCGACTGCTCTTTTTTTATAAGCAACCAACCGGTTTTTGCAGAAGGAAAAGGAGATGAGCTTGAACCTGTACAATTATCATTGAGCAACTATCACATTGCTGTTGTTTATCCGAACATTCATATCAATACTGCGGAAGCATATAGGGAAATGGACGAGGGACAAGGGACGAGGGACGAGGGGAAAAAACAATTGATAGAGTTGATTAAACTCCCAATTGAAAAATGGAAAGGGAACATTGTAAATGATTTTGAAGAAGCCATCTTTCCGAAACAGCCTGAAATAAAAAAAATAAAAGAAAAACTTTATTCGCTTGGCGCGCTGTATGCCTCCATGAGCGGAAGCGGCTCGGCTGTGTATGGGATATTCAACCCGTTGGACAGACGTCCTACGGGTTTCAAAAAAGAAACCAAAGTAAAAAAATACTTTAGAAAATTACAGGTTTGGGAAGGTAAACTCACTTAGGCGCTTTGCTCAGCATATAAAAAGCGAGGAATACATAAATCACATTCGGAATCCAAACTGCAATGAGTGCGGGATATCCACCGTTGGTTGCAAAAGTGGTTGATACCTGCATAAATAAAATATAAGTGAATGCGAGCATAAGCCCCAGCCCGATGTGCCAGCCAATTCCACCGCGCACTTTCCGGCTTGCCACTGACGCGCCAATAAGCGTAAGCACAAACGTAGCGAATGGGTATGAACTGCGCCTGTGTTTCTCCACTTCATAAAAAGGAATAAGGGATGAACCTTTTTTTTGTTCTTCGTCAATGAAGGCACTTAGTTCGGGTGTTTGCATGGCTTCAATTCTGTTTTCCCGCTTGCCGAAATCAGTAGGCAGAAAATCAAAAACAGTATCGAGTTTAGCGCCACGGGTAATCACTTCGTCCATGCCGCTTATCTGGCGTACAAAATAATTTTCCAAACTCCATTTATTTCCAGTGCTGTCCCACTTAATGTAATCTGATTTCAGAAAATAGAAGCGGGTGCCACCGTGAATTTTTTCGAGAGAGAACTGGTAGCCAGTATTGCGCTGGTTGTTGTAGCTGTTGAAATAAATAAAAGTGCCGGGAGCAATCTGGCGGTGTATGTTCCGGTCATTATTCGTGTACGGATTTCTGAGATACGCTTCTTCGAAAGCAAGGCGTGTTTTGTTTGCCTGCGGAATTACAAAATGATTCAGATAAAGCGAAAGGGCGGCAATGACGGTGGCAGCCATCATATAAGGTCGAAGCAGCCTTCTGAAGCTGACACCGCTGCCGAGTATGGCAACAATTTCGCTCCTGTATGCCATGCGCGATGTGAAATAAATCACTGCTATAAAAACAAAAAGCGGACTGAAGAGGTTTGCAAAAAAGGGTATGAAGTTCAGGTAGTAATCAAAAATAATTTCGCGGAGCGGAGGTTTTTTGTCAAGAAAATCTTCCATTCGTTCAGAAATATCAAATACAATCACAATCATTAAAATCAGAATGATGGAAAAGAAAAATGTTCCAAGGAATTTCCGGATGATGTACAAATCCAGTTTCTTCATCATGCGTGTGAACGAGTGAAGAGGTAAATTATTCCAAGGCAAACAGAAACACTGAGCAGCACATTCAGCACTGCATACATTGTATAACCCGATTTCATCAGTTCAACAGTTTCATAGCTGAAAGCAGAAAAGGTGCTGAACCCACCGCAGAAGCCGGTAACGATAAGCAGACGCAAGGTCATTTCCGTGTTAAATTTTTCTCCGAGTAAAAAAACCGTAAGTCCGAGCACAAAGCAGCTCAAGAGATTTGAAACCAGCGTGGCGATCGGAAAAACTGATTTGGAAACATGTAACATCAGCAGGGAAATTCCGAAACGCACAACGCTTCCGATTCCACCGCCAAGAAAAACATATAATAAATTAGTGAGCATATTTTTTATCTAAATGAATATATGATTTGTATCCGGTTACTCCCAGGAAAATGCCAAGCATCATGCCGCCAAGAATATCAAAAGGATAATGAACGCCCGCATACACCCTGCTGTACGAAACAATACTTGCCCAAAGATACATGCATAGTGCGAAATCTTTTCTGCGGAAAAATAAACTGAGAAACGTGATGAGGGCAAATGTGTTTGCAGCGTGCGAAGACACAAACCCGTATATCCCGCCACACTCTCCGTTGATTAGCTGGATTTTATCCTGAAGCAAGAGATTATGGCAAGGGCGGCAGCGCTGGAAAGTTTTTTTGAAAAGATGAACCGAAATCTGGTCGGAAAGTGTGATGAGAATGACGACAGACAAAACCACCAGCCACATTTTGTTTTTTGCTTTCTTCCAGACAAAAAATAAAAACAAAAGATATAAAGGAATCCACGTGAATTTATTTCCTGCAAAACTCATCACTGAATCCATGAATGGTGTGTGATGCGCATTGAAGAAAAGAAAAAGCCGCGTATCTATATTTTTTAACAACTCGATCATTTCTTTTTCATTTCATTTAAAATCTTTTGAAAGTCAGGATTATTTTGCAGGACTAACAGCGAGGAATCAGATTCCATTCTCGCGTAATCACTAAAGCCAAGCGTCAAAGCGTTTTTCAGCGATGAAAGAGCTTTTGCATTATCATTTTTTCTTGCATACAATTCAGCGAACAAATACTGGTGCTCGGAATTCTTCGGATCCACCATTTCATAAATCTTCAAAAAACTGACTGCCAGATCAAGCTGATTAGATTCCAAAACAGAAGACACATTCATGTAGGCTAGCAAACTAAGATAGCCCAGCAGCCGTTTATTCATTTGCGATTGCCCTTCATCGTTCTTATTATTCGTCTGCTTATTCAATTTTTTAATTTCATTTGTCCACCATGATAAATCTTTCAGAACAAAATTGTTTCGGTAGTTTTCCTGCCGGGTCATTTCTTCTTTTGAAAGGTTTCTCTGCCTGTCAATTTCTTTTGTCAGGTCATCAGATTTATTTAACTCTTCGATTTTTGTTTTGAATTGAGTAACTTCAGCAAGCCCATCCATATAATTGACAACCTTTTTGCAAATTAATAATACATCATGGATTTTTTTCTTTTCTTGCAGACGGGTTAATTCATTTTCATTTTTCGAAATGAAGTTTTTTATGATAGAATCATTCTTCGAAATTAAACCTACTCGCATGGCATTCACTTCAAGCCAGACAAAAGCATCCTCAGCAACTTCAGCAGGAGCCCATTCATGCTTGCCATTAAAGACAATGAGCTGGTGCTTTATGGGAGATTTATCCATTGAAGCGCTTAACTCAATCATTTCATTCATATTGAAATCTTCGTTGCCGGCAAAGCCGATGTAATCAAAGCGATTGTGAATGGGTTCACTGAGAGATGGAAATCCCGCGCCCATTCCAATGACGCAATTAATTCCTCCGTCAAATATTGCAACAGAACTTGCCACACGCGATCCGCCCGAAAACCCGCAGGCATAAATTCTTCTTGAATCAACATGGATTTTACTCTTGACATCCTCCATGAAAATTTTTATCTGCTGTTCGTTTTGCTCCCAACTCATTCCGTTTTTAGAATTATTGGAGCCTGCGAGAATGTATCCGTATTTTTCAGCAAGGTCCTTGTATTTCTCCAGCGGAAAGTTTCCGCCACCGTGTGAGTCGAAAAAAAATATTACAGGAAATTTTTCATCAGCTGAATACTTCTTTGGCAGGTAAAGCGCATAGTTAACAGAAGAATCCTTGAGGCATTTTATTTCCGGAATCGCTTTGCCTTTTTCTATGGAAGAATCATATTTCGGCAAAGTATCTGTGGAAACATGATTATCGCTTTTATTCTCTGAAGGATCGGAACTGCCCGAACAGGAAAACAAACAGAAAGCTAATAGCAATAAACAAAAGGATTTCATATTTATCGCAAAATTTTTCTCACGAATGCTACTGTGAAATAAGACATGAGAAATAAACCAATGAACGCTTCGGTGGCGGCAACCATTCTCAAAAACCCGGTCGGGTAAAAATCACCGTAACCCACCGTGAGGTAAGTGATAGCGCTGAAATAAAATGCTTCGCCAACAGTATTTATTTTATGCTGTTCAATGGCTGAAAAAATTGCTGCACTTGTAAAGTTCGTTAACACAAAATACATTATACTATAGAACGAATAAACTGCGAACATGCTCACAATCACGCGCGCGGGATTAGTGCCGTAATTTCCTATCTGATCAAACACCAGCCATTTGAATCCATATTGCGGATAAGCCCACAAAGCATTCAATCTATTTTCCTTAATTGCTTCCTGCAAGTCAGCAATTTGTTCGCATCGTTTGAAACGCACGTAGGCTTTGTCTTCGTCATCATATTGCCCGGTGCTGTTAAATTCTTCTTTGAGAATCCGGAACTGTTCTGATTTTGCCCGCCACGAAGTTTCTTCCTGACTGTAGATGAGGTGCTTCACATTATTTTTTTTCCAGTCAATAAAAATCCTTCCAAGATTTCTCATGCCCGAAATATTAAACGAATAAATTGTTGACATGCTGCCATCCTTGCCCTTAACTGAATCAAAAGCAGGAACAAGGTCAATGGCGTTTTTCAAAACACAATCACTCAAATCAAGAAAGCCGCAATGCTGAAAACGAAAATCAAAATGCGCATTAAGATTGCTTGAGCGGAAAGAAATGCTAGCTGCTTTCACATTGTAAAAACTAACGTGGTCAGAATCAAATTCTGTTTTTTCGAACGAAATTTCGCTCAACGAAAAATCCGCTGTTTGAAAATTAACATTCCCTTTCCCGAAGCGCGCCATCCAGAAACTAGTTTTGCCTGTTCCGAATTCAGCTGCTTCGAAAGAAACATCTCCTTCTCCGAAATCAACTCTTCTGAAATCAATTTTTCCTCCGGCAAATTCAACTGTCTTAAAATCTTTTTTCCCTTTCCCAAAAATCGTTTTCTCAAACGAAACGTCTCCTTTGCCGAAACGTGCATATTTAAAATCAATGTGTCCGTTTCCAAAAACGATAGAACGAAAATCCACCTGTCCATCGCCAAAATCGGTATTCACAAAAGAAACATCTCCATTTCCGAAGTGTGCGTATTGAAAAGTCACATTCCCTGTCCCGAATTTCGCGTACTGAAAATCCAATTTCCCGTTTCCGAATTTTGTTCTT
The Bacteroidota bacterium genome window above contains:
- a CDS encoding LptF/LptG family permease, producing MKKLDLYIIRKFLGTFFFSIILILMIVIVFDISERMEDFLDKKPPLREIIFDYYLNFIPFFANLFSPLFVFIAVIYFTSRMAYRSEIVAILGSGVSFRRLLRPYMMAATVIAALSLYLNHFVIPQANKTRLAFEEAYLRNPYTNNDRNIHRQIAPGTFIYFNSYNNQRNTGYQFSLEKIHGGTRFYFLKSDYIKWDSTGNKWSLENYFVRQISGMDEVITRGAKLDTVFDFLPTDFGKRENRIEAMQTPELSAFIDEEQKKGSSLIPFYEVEKHRRSSYPFATFVLTLIGASVASRKVRGGIGWHIGLGLMLAFTYILFMQVSTTFATNGGYPALIAVWIPNVIYVFLAFYMLSKAPK
- a CDS encoding 4-(cytidine 5'-diphospho)-2-C-methyl-D-erythritol kinase; this encodes MICFPNAKINIGLNIIRKREDGYHDIESIMYPLKGIVYDALEIIQSSEFGVQSSGIKIPGDEKNNLCVKAYHLIAKDYPLPPIKIYLHKAIPIGAGLGGGSADGAFMIRLLNDEFKLGLAWGEMHHYARQLGSDCSFFISNQPVFAEGKGDELEPVQLSLSNYHIAVVYPNIHINTAEAYREMDEGQGTRDEGKKQLIELIKLPIEKWKGNIVNDFEEAIFPKQPEIKKIKEKLYSLGALYASMSGSGSAVYGIFNPLDRRPTGFKKETKVKKYFRKLQVWEGKLT
- the crcB gene encoding fluoride efflux transporter CrcB — encoded protein: MLTNLLYVFLGGGIGSVVRFGISLLMLHVSKSVFPIATLVSNLLSCFVLGLTVFLLGEKFNTEMTLRLLIVTGFCGGFSTFSAFSYETVELMKSGYTMYAVLNVLLSVSVCLGIIYLFTRSHA
- a CDS encoding phosphatase PAP2 family protein → MIELLKNIDTRLFLFFNAHHTPFMDSVMSFAGNKFTWIPLYLLFLFFVWKKAKNKMWLVVLSVVILITLSDQISVHLFKKTFQRCRPCHNLLLQDKIQLINGECGGIYGFVSSHAANTFALITFLSLFFRRKDFALCMYLWASIVSYSRVYAGVHYPFDILGGMMLGIFLGVTGYKSYIHLDKKYAH
- a CDS encoding two pore domain potassium channel family protein, which gives rise to MADSLLHKTENPLLEFKVEISDKPFISSEGISFPRTVHVTFYDEYGKKIKTEDYGHTDINQLYEKIKAGDPINLNECCIVDFSLSEYREKYNLSEREKIVLKNFSAKNSFFDCESTTDFSYAEFDGNKTGFESSVFTNGTVNFNGADFGQGNVSFRRTKFGNGKLDFQYAKFGTGNVTFQYAHFGNGDVSFVNTDFGDGQVDFRSIVFGNGHIDFKYARFGKGDVSFEKTIFGKGKKDFKTVEFAGGKIDFRRVDFGEGDVSFEAAEFGTGKTSFWMARFGKGNVNFQTADFSLSEISFEKTEFDSDHVSFYNVKAASISFRSSNLNAHFDFRFQHCGFLDLSDCVLKNAIDLVPAFDSVKGKDGSMSTIYSFNISGMRNLGRIFIDWKKNNVKHLIYSQEETSWRAKSEQFRILKEEFNSTGQYDDEDKAYVRFKRCEQIADLQEAIKENRLNALWAYPQYGFKWLVFDQIGNYGTNPARVIVSMFAVYSFYSIMYFVLTNFTSAAIFSAIEQHKINTVGEAFYFSAITYLTVGYGDFYPTGFLRMVAATEAFIGLFLMSYFTVAFVRKILR
- a CDS encoding acetyl-CoA carboxylase carboxyltransferase subunit alpha — protein: MNYLDFEKPIEELSEQIEKLKHMAQKSKVDVSKSIRELEAKIKAKQIEIFSNLSPWQRVQLSRHPDRPYTLDYIQAITEGNFTEFAGDRFVKDDKAMVGGFGSVDGKTIMFIGQQKGRTTKERQMRNFGMANPEGYRKSLRLMKLAEKFNKPIVTFIDTPGAYPGIEAEERGQAEAIARNLYEMSRLKVPVICVIIGEGASGGALGIGVGDKVLMLENTWYSVISPESCSSILWRSWDFKEKAADVLKLTPEDMLKNKLIDGIIPEPFGGAHTNPEDSYRLVKEDILKHLKELQSMTVEERVKSRIEKFCSMGVVVRENSAIAR